The Parolsenella catena region CTCCAGGATCGAGCCCTCCGGCGCGTCGGGGATGCGCTCCATGGCGGAGAGCAGCGACACCCCGTTGTCGCGAAGCCTCATCCTGTAGCTCGCCGAGTCGAAGCGGTCTCGCGCGAAGCGGTCGAGGCGGTAGACCACGACCACGCCCCAGCCCGCGTCCCGCGAGTCGGCGACCATGCGCTGGAACTGCGGGCGGTCGTCCGACTTGCCCGACAGGGCCTTGTCGGCGTAGACGCGCTCGACCTCCATGCCGTTTGACTTAGCGAACATGGTGCACACGCGCACCTGGTCCTCGATGGACTCCTCGCGCTGCCTGGCCGACGAGTAGCGGGCGTAGATGACGCAGCGCTTGTGGTCCTTCTCGGGCGCCTTACGCGATCCCCTGCGAGATGCCATAATGTGACCGTCCCTCTCTTCCAAGGTGTGGACGTCTGCCTCGGTGCGGAATGCAGTCCGCACCGAGGCGCTTTCTTGTGGCCGGGAGCTAGTCCCGGTATTCCATCGGTATATCTTTCGGATTCGTGTACATCGCGTTGAGCGCCCTCGGGTCCAGCCGCCCACGGAAGGGGTCGATCACCGAAGCGAGCGTCGAACCGAGCTCTTCGCTCCTCTCAAGCGGAAGCACCATTCTGAGCTCGTTGAGCATGGCATCGAAGTGCAAGCCGTCTATGCTCGCGCAATAGAGCCTGTCGTCATGGGCGCATATGTTCCTGAAGCCTACGAGCACGTGAAACGCTGTCAGCAGGTCTCTTGCGCCGATTCGCCCGGCTGCCGACCATGACGATATGATTCGGCACGCGGCGTTCTGAACGCCCCTCTTTTGGAGCTGGTAGAAGTGCTCGACATTGCCGAACGTGAGGTCGTTCTGGAGAACCCATAGCGGGACCTCCCCATAGCTCTCCAGGTAGTGACGTACGCAGTCCGGGGTTCTGCTGCTGATTCCCAGCTTCCCGTTCAGCCTTCTCATGAGGTCGGCAAGGTTCTTGTTGGCCTCTGTCTCGACGTTCTTCCTGAACGCTTTGGGAACGAGCATGTCCCTGGGGCGGACGTAGTTCGAGCGCTCCAGGTAGGCGTTCGCCTCCGGGTGCTTCTCGCAAAACGCGTAGACGACGGCGTTCTTCATGCAGGCCTCCGCCTCTATGAGGTAGCGGAGACAAAACGCCCTCAGTTCCCTGTCGAAGAGGAAGAGGTCGTATATCTGCCTGAAGGTCGTGCCCTTCTTGTACACGTCGCCCGGGCTCGACTGCATTGCCGCTCGGTCGAGGAACGTGTCCTTGTAGCCGTTGACGATGGCATAGTAGCCCTCGCGCTGGAGGACGGACGAGGTCTTTTCATCGGTTTTGACGCCGCGGGACTCTAGGAGGTCGACCAGCTCCCCGATCGTCTTGAACTCTTTTGCCATTTCGACTCCATAAAATCAAAGGGGCCGCTGCCCGATCGGGCAGCGACCCCTTCTTTGTCTCCGATTCACGTGGATTAGGGGAGACTGCGTCACTGCCACAACTATAGCTAAAACTTGAACAGAGTTACCGAAAATATGTAGAAATCTCCGTGTCTCGATGACTTCTCTCGTCTGACCGCCCATGTCGGCGTGCGACTAGAAAAGCTCTTGGTCGGTTGGCGAGGCGAGCACGTCGTGGACCTTGACGACCCTGTACCTCGAGTTTTCCCAGATGCCGATGGAGTTGAGCTTCTGTGTCACCTCAAGATCGGCGTCGATGTAGTCACCGATGCCGAACGTCCAGGAGTGGGACAGCAGCTTCTCGTAGAAGGCCGTGTCTATCACGGGTGCGGAGATCTTGTTTCCCCTGTAATAGAACTCCCACTTCCTCGAGCTACTG contains the following coding sequences:
- a CDS encoding Abi family protein; this encodes MAKEFKTIGELVDLLESRGVKTDEKTSSVLQREGYYAIVNGYKDTFLDRAAMQSSPGDVYKKGTTFRQIYDLFLFDRELRAFCLRYLIEAEACMKNAVVYAFCEKHPEANAYLERSNYVRPRDMLVPKAFRKNVETEANKNLADLMRRLNGKLGISSRTPDCVRHYLESYGEVPLWVLQNDLTFGNVEHFYQLQKRGVQNAACRIISSWSAAGRIGARDLLTAFHVLVGFRNICAHDDRLYCASIDGLHFDAMLNELRMVLPLERSEELGSTLASVIDPFRGRLDPRALNAMYTNPKDIPMEYRD